GTCCGGCCAGAACTGCTTGTTCCAGATCGGAACTGGTCTGCAGACCGATGCGGGTGACAATGATTCCAGCCCGGGTCAGGCGCTTATACATCATGGCGCAGATTTCCACGGTTTGGTTCAGCGTCAGGGGCTGATATGCGCCATTAAGGTATAAATCTGCCAGGGGAGTGCCTTTGATAACCAGAGCCGGATAAAGCCGGGACTCATCCGGGAACAGGTCAATCACCTCATGCACGGTAGATTCCAAACTGACTGTATCCTCTCCGGGCAAGCCTGGCAGGAGCTGTAGGCCCAGCCCGAGCCCGGCCGCCTTGACCCGCCGGGCGGCCTTCCTTGTGTCCGAGGCGGTGTGGCCGCGCCGGCTGAGCTTAAGAACCTGGTCATCCATGGATTGAGCGCCGATCTCGATGATGGTCACGCCCTTGCTTTTTAAAAACTCGATTTCGTTAACAGGCAGGGCATCGGGCCGGGTTGAAAGACGTATGCCCTGGATCAGGTCATGTTTCAGGAAAGGAATGACTGCCTCGAGCAGTTCCGCCTGACGGTCCCTGGGCAGAGCGGTGAAGGTCCCCCCGTAAAAGGCCGCCTCAACCCTGACTCCTGAGCGGCGGCGAGGCGAGGAAAGGCCGGCTTCCAGACCCTGCGCCACACTGGCTGCTGTTAAGGTTTCCGCGCGCCGTCCGCCGGAGCGGTGCTGGTTGCAGTAAAGGCAGCGGTGAGGACAGCCCTGATGAAGTAAAAAAAATGGAATAATAAAAGGAGTCACGTGGTCGGTGCGGTTCGGCTCTTAAGGATTTCCAGGGCCGATCTAGCGGCGTCTCGCTCCGCCTCTTTTTTACTCCGCCCCTGGCCAACGGCCAATTTCTCAGAACCAAGGACCAGGGTCACCATAAAGGTTTTGGAGTGGTCCGGACCGTTAGTTCCAGCCAGGCGGTAGACCGGCACCTGGTTATAAATCTCTTGGGTCAGCTCCTGAAGTCTCGTTTTATAATCCTGTAAAAGGTCCTGGGTGGAGGATTTGACGACCAGGTCTCCCAGCAGGTGCTCGACTACCGCAGCCGCGGCGGCAAACCCCCCATCAATATAGATGGCCGCCAGAATGGCTTCAAAGGCATCGGCTAAAATGGAATTTTTGTTCCGGCCGCCGGTAGCCTCCTCACCGCGGCCCAGGGCCAGGCAGGGCGCGACACCGGTGTCCCTGGCTAGACTGGCCAGTTGTGATTC
Above is a window of Deltaproteobacteria bacterium DNA encoding:
- a CDS encoding radical SAM protein, which gives rise to MTPFIIPFFLLHQGCPHRCLYCNQHRSGGRRAETLTAASVAQGLEAGLSSPRRRSGVRVEAAFYGGTFTALPRDRQAELLEAVIPFLKHDLIQGIRLSTRPDALPVNEIEFLKSKGVTIIEIGAQSMDDQVLKLSRRGHTASDTRKAARRVKAAGLGLGLQLLPGLPGEDTVSLESTVHEVIDLFPDESRLYPALVIKGTPLADLYLNGAYQPLTLNQTVEICAMMYKRLTRAGIIVTRIGLQTSSDLEQAVLAGPYHPALGDLVKAEVFYQAIVRALRAKPPLNGEASVTVSWRDLSQARGHARSNLARLSAEFRHLTPSIIPDPDQPRGQFQWQGETYSIFK
- the rnc gene encoding ribonuclease III, which produces MDDAASLTELENRIGYRFTDRALLRTALRHRSFIHETHADLKERQDAEDNQRLEFLGDAVLSLCISFLLYQAFPEMKEGELSKMRAGLVNESQLASLARDTGVAPCLALGRGEEATGGRNKNSILADAFEAILAAIYIDGGFAAAAAVVEHLLGDLVVKSSTQDLLQDYKTRLQELTQEIYNQVPVYRLAGTNGPDHSKTFMVTLVLGSEKLAVGQGRSKKEAERDAARSALEILKSRTAPTT